A single window of Caldimicrobium thiodismutans DNA harbors:
- a CDS encoding DegT/DnrJ/EryC1/StrS family aminotransferase, giving the protein MLFIKNFLREKMQEIPFLDLKRAYFEYGEEIEKAVLEVLRRGIYLNGPETASLEEKLASYLGVKYAVGVSSGTEALYLILKALELPAGSHVILPSFTFIATSEVVVRAGFTPVFADIDINTGNLSTHSVKTLYEKLLSEGKKVSAVIGVSIFGLPAELPALETFCKDRKLYLIEDICQAFGAEVAGKKVGTFGIASATSFYPTKNLACFGDGGMVFTDDYEIYRKIKVMKEHGQTSPYFYEYHGINGRIDEIQCAIVRVKFKFFEKELALRRYLADLYTKGLKNLAPEIKFLEPLPQALPAYSLYSIRVKAREELIKFLAQARITTRIYYPSPLHLQPVYKGLGYQKGDLPATEKLCDEILSLPFFPYLRDEEVEYVVEKIREFYGR; this is encoded by the coding sequence ATGCTTTTTATTAAAAATTTTCTGAGAGAAAAAATGCAAGAGATTCCCTTTTTAGATTTAAAGAGAGCCTATTTTGAGTATGGTGAGGAGATAGAAAAGGCTGTTTTAGAGGTCTTAAGGAGAGGCATTTATCTAAATGGCCCTGAGACAGCCTCCCTTGAGGAGAAGCTTGCCTCCTATTTAGGGGTTAAATATGCAGTGGGGGTTTCCTCTGGTACAGAGGCCCTTTATCTTATTCTTAAGGCCCTTGAGCTTCCCGCTGGGAGTCATGTTATTCTTCCCTCTTTCACCTTTATTGCCACTTCTGAAGTCGTGGTAAGAGCAGGGTTTACTCCTGTTTTTGCTGACATAGATATCAATACAGGCAATCTATCCACTCATAGTGTAAAAACCCTCTATGAGAAGCTTTTGTCTGAAGGGAAAAAGGTTTCTGCTGTAATAGGAGTCAGTATTTTTGGTCTTCCAGCGGAACTTCCGGCTCTGGAGACCTTTTGTAAGGATAGAAAGCTTTATCTTATTGAGGATATCTGTCAGGCCTTTGGGGCGGAGGTGGCAGGAAAAAAAGTCGGGACCTTCGGGATTGCCAGTGCAACCTCCTTTTACCCCACTAAAAATTTAGCCTGCTTTGGTGATGGAGGTATGGTTTTTACAGATGATTACGAGATCTACCGTAAAATAAAAGTAATGAAAGAACATGGACAAACATCCCCTTATTTTTATGAATATCATGGAATTAATGGAAGGATTGATGAAATTCAGTGTGCTATTGTAAGGGTAAAATTTAAATTTTTTGAAAAGGAGCTGGCCCTAAGAAGATACCTTGCAGACCTTTACACTAAGGGGTTAAAAAACCTTGCCCCAGAAATAAAGTTTTTAGAACCCCTACCGCAAGCTCTCCCTGCATATTCTCTCTATTCCATAAGAGTAAAGGCAAGGGAAGAACTTATAAAATTTCTTGCCCAAGCCCGAATAACAACACGAATTTATTATCCCTCTCCCCTTCATTTACAACCTGTTTACAAAGGGCTTGGATATCAAAAGGGGGATCTTCCTGCTACGGAAAAACTCTGTGATGAGATCCTGAGTCTTCCCTTTTTCCCTTATTTAAGGGATGAGGAAGTAGAATATGTAGTTGAGAAAATAAGGGAATTTTATGGGAGATAA
- a CDS encoding type III pantothenate kinase translates to MSDLILTVDVGNTATTCGIFEDEGLLRALFSFKTEYVVSPEELLIKVNEFLSLFGIKIKDIKGLSLACVVPPVEVYWVELGKKWLAREVVVASAKTVGIPLDLHYSAEVGADRLVNALGGWIKYKSSLIIVDFGTAITFDCISSEGVYLGGAISPGLTLSMEALFKGTAKLPRIDLSSPPEKAIGKDTISALKSGLLFGFAGLTDTMIEKLTAEMLSNPLVIATGGLASFIAPLSKKIQKIDPTLTLDGLFYLWKNR, encoded by the coding sequence ATGTCGGATCTAATTTTAACTGTTGATGTGGGAAATACGGCTACAACCTGTGGTATCTTTGAGGATGAGGGGCTTTTGAGGGCTCTTTTTAGTTTTAAAACAGAGTATGTGGTTTCTCCAGAAGAGCTTTTAATAAAGGTAAATGAGTTCTTAAGTTTATTTGGGATAAAAATCAAAGATATTAAGGGACTTAGTCTTGCCTGTGTTGTTCCTCCGGTTGAGGTTTACTGGGTGGAGCTGGGTAAAAAATGGTTAGCCAGAGAGGTAGTGGTTGCCTCAGCTAAGACCGTTGGTATCCCTTTAGATCTTCATTATTCCGCAGAGGTAGGAGCAGATAGATTAGTAAATGCCTTAGGAGGCTGGATTAAATATAAGAGCTCCCTTATCATTGTTGATTTTGGCACGGCTATTACCTTTGACTGTATATCCTCTGAGGGAGTTTATTTAGGAGGAGCTATCTCTCCCGGGTTAACACTTTCCATGGAGGCCCTTTTTAAAGGCACAGCTAAGCTTCCAAGGATTGATTTGAGTAGCCCCCCAGAAAAGGCTATCGGAAAGGACACTATATCAGCCCTTAAAAGTGGGCTTCTTTTTGGTTTTGCAGGTCTTACGGATACAATGATTGAAAAGCTTACAGCTGAGATGCTAAGTAATCCTTTAGTGATAGCAACAGGAGGACTTGCCTCTTTCATAGCTCCCCTTTCTAAAAAGATTCAAAAGATTGACCCTACCCTTACCTTAGATGGTCTTTTTTATTTATGGAAGAATCGTTAA
- a CDS encoding Rpn family recombination-promoting nuclease/putative transposase, whose translation MSKKKPPVPYDLFAKAFLKDPENLKGFLSTFLPDHIKTHLDLDSLKIIPEEQVSLSRKKREIPDLVAEVNLLSEGQPSTKAHLYILIEHKSAPDKRIYLQILNYITALNEKSFKEGKGYVPVLPLVFYEGDKPWGYPERIEEIFSVPEGLKGELFKVHVVDLKRVEDEKILEVFDILAGLGCYLYLIKAEAGNFEEMIDMVVRAVNRLIAIGEKGRWEIGFLITISEIKFRVDGEVIWFNILDRCGEEGVKMELKSFWDRVGEKFYQKGKYQGLIEEARELVLEAIEVKLGYVPEEVRERVVREEDRGVLKEWLRKIILAKNSEDIFQLFEN comes from the coding sequence ATGTCAAAGAAGAAACCTCCTGTTCCCTATGACCTTTTTGCCAAGGCCTTCCTCAAAGACCCTGAAAACTTAAAAGGCTTCCTCTCAACCTTCCTCCCTGATCACATTAAAACTCATCTTGACCTTGACTCCCTTAAAATCATCCCTGAAGAACAAGTTTCTCTCTCAAGAAAAAAGCGAGAAATCCCGGACCTTGTTGCTGAGGTTAATCTCCTTAGTGAAGGGCAACCTTCAACCAAAGCCCATCTCTACATCCTTATTGAGCACAAAAGTGCACCTGATAAAAGGATTTACCTTCAGATTTTAAATTACATAACGGCATTAAATGAAAAGTCTTTCAAGGAGGGGAAGGGGTATGTGCCTGTTTTACCTCTTGTATTCTATGAAGGGGATAAGCCCTGGGGGTATCCTGAAAGGATAGAGGAGATATTTTCAGTGCCAGAGGGGTTAAAGGGAGAACTTTTTAAGGTTCATGTGGTAGATTTAAAGAGGGTAGAGGATGAGAAGATATTGGAGGTATTTGATATTTTAGCAGGGCTTGGGTGTTATCTTTATTTAATAAAGGCGGAAGCAGGTAATTTTGAAGAGATGATAGATATGGTGGTAAGAGCGGTAAATAGGTTAATTGCGATAGGGGAGAAGGGGAGGTGGGAGATAGGGTTTTTAATTACGATATCTGAAATAAAGTTTAGGGTTGACGGGGAGGTAATCTGGTTTAATATATTAGATAGGTGTGGAGAAGAGGGGGTAAAGATGGAATTAAAGAGCTTTTGGGATAGAGTGGGAGAGAAATTTTATCAGAAGGGGAAATATCAGGGGTTAATTGAGGAGGCAAGGGAGCTTGTGCTTGAGGCCATAGAGGTGAAGCTTGGGTATGTGCCTGAGGAAGTGAGGGAGAGGGTGGTAAGAGAGGAGGATAGAGGAGTTCTCAAGGAGTGGCTGAGGAAAATAATTCTTGCGAAGAATTCTGAAGATATCTTTCAACTTTTTGAAAATTGA
- a CDS encoding elongation factor G, producing the protein MKGKVITFLGASESGKTLLIEGLITKMGGKIKNSSPGPTSSIKVYGAFFKDIPFYFIDTPGEENFIAELKWAMSVSDLGVLVVDSTVPVKYYIYRIFEMAKEIKLPLINFINKIDAEKTQWAQTICDLQDMLEILQIPVVYGFNTTQPLFLVDLVEKKKIIEENLKINYEKIPEMFDHKTQTLSDQLLEVSAEAKDEFIEKYLEEGLLTKDELIEGIKINLQNQKMIPIFIGSAYSGLGVGVFFNKILEFYPERSFPLINTNAGFGLTFKTIYDPYAGKLSFGRIFKGSFKADSKLITSQGKEEKYTQIFLPRGDSLEAVKEAKEGDIIVFAKVDALKTGDTFSTEPLKEALPVPEMPTPMFTLALHPETRADEDKISSAISKIKEEDPSLNFYRDEETRELLISGLGSIHIEKTIEKLREKYGVKVKTSLPRVPYRETIKKPVQGVIYRHKKQSGGRGQFAEVHFNVFPLERGRGFEFLETLTGMNVPRNYVPAVEKGVREAMEKGVLAGFPVVDVKVQFYDGKSHEVDSSDLAFKLAAIQCFKKALEQASPTLLEPIIELEIFVPDETVGDVIGDLNSRRGRVLNLEKEGKRTKIRAQAPLAEMLEYVVTLNGLTGGRGYFISRFSHYEEAPPFVAEKVIASAGAKSQEE; encoded by the coding sequence ATGAAGGGTAAAGTTATAACCTTTTTAGGAGCCTCAGAAAGCGGAAAGACCCTTTTAATTGAAGGGCTTATCACTAAAATGGGGGGAAAAATTAAAAATTCTTCTCCAGGCCCTACCTCCTCAATTAAGGTTTATGGCGCCTTTTTTAAAGACATCCCCTTTTATTTTATTGACACCCCAGGGGAAGAAAACTTTATTGCAGAATTAAAATGGGCCATGAGCGTTTCTGACCTCGGAGTGCTGGTTGTGGATTCAACTGTTCCAGTTAAGTATTACATCTATCGCATCTTTGAAATGGCTAAGGAGATAAAGCTTCCTCTAATAAACTTTATAAACAAAATTGATGCAGAAAAGACCCAGTGGGCTCAAACCATCTGTGATCTTCAGGATATGCTTGAGATATTACAAATACCTGTGGTATATGGTTTTAATACCACACAGCCCCTTTTTCTCGTTGACCTTGTGGAGAAAAAGAAAATAATAGAAGAGAATCTGAAGATTAATTATGAAAAAATTCCAGAAATGTTTGACCACAAGACTCAAACTTTATCAGACCAGCTTCTTGAGGTATCTGCTGAGGCCAAAGACGAATTTATTGAAAAATATCTTGAAGAAGGCCTTTTAACAAAGGATGAGCTGATTGAAGGAATAAAGATAAATCTTCAAAATCAAAAAATGATACCAATTTTTATTGGCTCGGCATATAGTGGGTTGGGGGTAGGTGTTTTTTTTAATAAAATTCTTGAATTCTATCCAGAGAGGTCCTTCCCCTTAATAAACACCAATGCAGGATTCGGTTTAACCTTTAAAACCATTTATGACCCTTATGCTGGCAAGCTCTCCTTCGGGCGCATCTTTAAAGGATCCTTTAAGGCTGATAGCAAATTGATTACCTCTCAGGGCAAAGAAGAAAAATACACCCAAATCTTTCTACCCCGTGGAGATAGCCTTGAGGCAGTGAAAGAGGCTAAGGAAGGAGATATAATAGTATTTGCAAAGGTTGATGCCCTTAAAACCGGGGATACCTTTTCAACAGAGCCTCTAAAAGAGGCTTTACCGGTCCCGGAGATGCCAACACCCATGTTTACCCTTGCCCTTCATCCTGAAACCCGGGCAGACGAAGATAAAATAAGCTCCGCCATCAGTAAAATTAAAGAGGAGGACCCTTCTCTAAACTTTTATCGGGACGAAGAAACACGGGAGCTTCTTATCTCCGGGCTTGGAAGTATCCATATAGAAAAAACCATTGAAAAATTGAGAGAAAAATACGGAGTAAAGGTCAAAACCAGCCTTCCCCGAGTTCCTTACAGAGAAACCATTAAAAAACCTGTTCAAGGGGTAATCTATCGCCACAAAAAACAAAGCGGTGGAAGAGGCCAGTTTGCAGAGGTGCACTTCAATGTCTTCCCCCTGGAAAGGGGGAGAGGTTTTGAGTTCCTGGAGACCCTTACAGGAATGAATGTTCCCCGTAATTATGTGCCTGCTGTGGAAAAAGGGGTCAGAGAGGCCATGGAAAAAGGAGTGCTTGCAGGATTTCCTGTGGTGGATGTAAAGGTTCAGTTTTATGATGGAAAATCTCATGAGGTTGATTCCTCAGACCTTGCCTTTAAACTTGCTGCTATACAGTGCTTTAAAAAGGCCTTAGAGCAAGCCAGTCCCACTCTCCTTGAACCCATTATTGAACTTGAGATCTTTGTGCCTGATGAAACTGTAGGTGATGTCATCGGAGACCTGAATTCAAGAAGAGGAAGAGTTCTCAACCTTGAAAAAGAAGGTAAAAGGACTAAAATTAGAGCTCAGGCCCCTCTTGCCGAAATGCTTGAATATGTTGTAACTCTCAATGGATTAACAGGTGGAAGGGGTTATTTTATTAGCAGATTTTCCCATTATGAGGAGGCACCTCCCTTTGTTGCTGAAAAGGTGATTGCCTCGGCAGGAGCAAAATCTCAAGAAGAATGA
- a CDS encoding LD-carboxypeptidase, which yields MEESLSIAIIQPSSPPDREPFERGLEVLKKWKIHFKSYVDFVEAQASQKAFLLYELMTSFKFTHLWAVRGGSGAIKLLPYLDEFFGAKAFPVEYLPKLIGFSDITTLHLYFWKKFKKVGLHAPMVVNLPELEKKSLKCLKKILLEDAEAFKIFGLAYRKGYSEGVLIGGNLSILASLCGTPYFPYEEEIILFIEETNEKLYRMERAFLQILYSLPKGALKGVVLGDLGEVKAEDFLKEMEEFIPEHIPVGYGFPFGHTSVNIPLPIGRRACLKISNKRAELCFDGGPF from the coding sequence ATGGAAGAATCGTTAAGTATTGCCATAATTCAGCCCTCAAGCCCGCCTGATAGAGAGCCCTTTGAAAGAGGTTTAGAAGTTTTAAAGAAGTGGAAGATTCACTTTAAAAGTTATGTGGATTTTGTAGAGGCCCAAGCCTCTCAAAAGGCCTTTCTCCTCTATGAGCTTATGACCTCTTTTAAGTTCACCCATCTCTGGGCTGTAAGAGGAGGTAGTGGGGCTATTAAGCTTTTGCCTTATTTAGATGAGTTCTTTGGAGCTAAAGCCTTTCCAGTTGAATATCTTCCTAAGCTTATTGGATTTTCCGATATTACAACTTTGCACCTTTATTTTTGGAAAAAATTTAAAAAGGTTGGGCTTCATGCTCCCATGGTTGTTAATCTTCCTGAGCTTGAAAAGAAAAGTCTTAAATGTCTTAAAAAGATATTATTAGAAGACGCTGAGGCCTTTAAAATTTTCGGATTGGCCTATAGGAAAGGGTATTCTGAAGGGGTGCTTATTGGTGGCAATCTTTCCATTTTGGCAAGTCTTTGTGGAACTCCTTATTTTCCTTATGAAGAGGAGATTATCCTCTTTATTGAGGAGACTAATGAAAAACTTTATCGGATGGAAAGGGCTTTTTTGCAGATTCTTTATAGCCTTCCAAAAGGTGCGTTAAAAGGAGTTGTGCTGGGAGACCTTGGAGAGGTAAAGGCTGAGGATTTTTTAAAGGAGATGGAGGAATTTATTCCTGAGCATATTCCAGTTGGCTATGGCTTTCCCTTTGGACATACCTCTGTAAATATACCTTTGCCTATTGGCAGAAGGGCCTGTCTCAAGATCAGTAATAAGCGTGCAGAGTTATGTTTTGATGGAGGGCCTTTTTAA
- a CDS encoding 50S ribosomal protein L11 methyltransferase, with translation MLRPPYQKYETFYIYGFRDGHPALRVLDDPDLIGYWEEDGIGVLFFHKPKDALVQELINQFNLTLEIKDEVPYTQWNERRIPQPFEVGPFKIAPLWYEGKWDLIFDPSVVFGEGTHPTTTLMLHSSWNFYKLYGLPESILDLGCGSGILTLFWAKLGGKIRAIDINPLCVKVTQKNLSLNGLQAQVQEGDVREFKDFACDLLLANLYKGLLLDQFKREEFFSAKYYLLSGFTIGMEEEIIDGLEEKPVRLLERKQIENWVCYLLCRI, from the coding sequence ATGCTAAGACCACCTTATCAGAAATATGAGACCTTTTATATTTATGGTTTTAGGGATGGGCATCCAGCCCTAAGGGTATTGGATGACCCTGATCTTATCGGATATTGGGAGGAAGATGGCATTGGAGTGCTTTTTTTCCATAAGCCAAAGGATGCCCTGGTTCAGGAGCTGATCAATCAATTTAATCTTACTCTTGAAATTAAAGACGAGGTTCCCTATACCCAGTGGAACGAAAGGCGGATACCACAGCCCTTTGAAGTAGGGCCTTTTAAGATTGCTCCTCTCTGGTATGAGGGAAAATGGGATCTTATCTTTGATCCCAGTGTAGTCTTTGGTGAAGGAACTCATCCCACAACCACCCTTATGCTTCATTCAAGCTGGAATTTTTATAAACTTTACGGTCTTCCCGAAAGTATTCTTGATCTTGGATGTGGATCGGGAATCCTTACCCTTTTCTGGGCAAAATTGGGAGGAAAGATTAGGGCAATAGATATAAATCCCCTCTGTGTGAAAGTTACTCAAAAGAATCTTTCCCTGAATGGCCTTCAAGCGCAAGTTCAAGAAGGTGATGTAAGAGAATTTAAAGATTTTGCCTGTGATCTTCTTTTAGCCAATCTTTATAAAGGATTACTTCTTGATCAATTTAAAAGAGAGGAATTTTTTTCAGCTAAATATTATCTTTTATCAGGATTTACCATAGGAATGGAAGAGGAAATAATAGATGGCTTAGAGGAAAAACCAGTGAGGCTTTTAGAACGAAAACAAATAGAAAACTGGGTCTGTTATCTTTTATGTCGGATCTAA
- a CDS encoding glycosyltransferase family 9 protein: MNRVLLYRRGGLGDTLLTFPVAEVLKRKGFEVHFVGNRDYLELAYLCGWADKIYSSEFLSSLDLSRYQEKILISCRGNLNPFPESRIPITYYYLKSLGLPFNFSRKLPIFEDEPGDKNLAVLHPGSGSPKKNPPLELFEKIEAYLVNLGFTVIYLAGEAEDWLFSKKKNLFRSFNILEIASFLKRAGLFIGNDSGISHLASYLGIKSFLFYGPTDEVIFSPLGETSHLIFLPLSCRPCFPKTCSERPCLDPENLFKVFKKALHQNITLHAYY; the protein is encoded by the coding sequence ATGAACAGGGTTTTACTTTACAGGCGAGGAGGGCTTGGAGATACTCTTCTAACCTTTCCTGTAGCTGAAGTCCTAAAAAGGAAAGGCTTTGAGGTGCACTTTGTGGGAAATAGAGACTATTTAGAACTTGCTTATCTCTGTGGATGGGCTGATAAAATCTATAGTTCCGAATTTTTGTCTTCTCTTGATTTATCCAGGTATCAAGAAAAAATCCTCATCTCCTGTAGAGGCAATCTTAATCCCTTTCCAGAAAGTAGGATACCCATTACTTATTATTATCTTAAGAGCCTTGGCCTTCCTTTTAATTTTTCAAGGAAGCTACCTATTTTTGAGGATGAGCCAGGGGATAAAAATTTAGCCGTGCTTCACCCGGGTTCAGGCTCTCCCAAAAAGAATCCTCCCTTAGAGCTTTTTGAAAAAATTGAGGCATACTTAGTAAATCTCGGGTTTACGGTAATTTACCTTGCAGGAGAAGCTGAGGACTGGCTTTTTTCCAAAAAGAAAAATCTATTCAGAAGTTTTAACATATTAGAAATAGCTTCTTTTCTTAAAAGGGCAGGTCTTTTCATAGGGAATGATAGTGGAATCTCTCACCTTGCCTCTTATCTGGGGATCAAATCTTTCCTTTTTTATGGACCAACTGATGAGGTTATCTTTTCACCCCTTGGAGAGACCTCACATCTGATATTTCTTCCCCTATCCTGTAGACCCTGTTTTCCAAAGACCTGTTCAGAAAGACCCTGTCTTGATCCTGAAAATCTCTTTAAAGTTTTTAAAAAGGCCCTCCATCAAAACATAACTCTGCACGCTTATTACTGA
- a CDS encoding c-type cytochrome: MKKSVLLMALIFLPTLGFASNGEEIFKTKGCGGCHSKEYDSFAPSLKTISKSYYKKNQELKDYLQGKKPGLIKGEPKTMKGFINITKKLSEKDLSALIEYLLSF, encoded by the coding sequence ATGAAAAAGTCAGTATTATTAATGGCTCTTATCTTTTTACCAACCTTAGGGTTTGCCTCAAATGGAGAAGAGATTTTTAAAACTAAGGGGTGTGGTGGTTGCCACTCTAAAGAATATGACTCTTTTGCCCCATCCTTAAAGACTATTTCTAAAAGTTATTACAAGAAAAATCAGGAGTTGAAAGATTATTTACAGGGAAAAAAGCCTGGCCTTATCAAAGGTGAGCCTAAGACCATGAAAGGTTTTATTAATATTACTAAAAAACTTAGTGAAAAAGATCTCTCCGCCCTTATAGAGTATTTACTTTCCTTTTAG
- a CDS encoding sugar phosphate isomerase/epimerase family protein, which yields MEIRVSIPFELLREKYLPIVFERGLLIEITLKAEVLDSFERKAFREVAFLLKKGGLRPTVHLPFMDLSLAGLDPWIRKVSLKRLFQGMEIASLFEPALCVFHSGYHPDYHREPREEWRKIFIEESLPEIFKLSSELNLVLALENVFEPEPEFVKPIYTAFEGRLRWCFDPAHAKVFSESEEMHWLRTLYPYLSEIHCHDNLGRWDDHLAVGAGIIDFAGLFDFLKTKALRPILTIEAKKEEDALASIKYLETLRNS from the coding sequence ATGGAGATTAGAGTTTCAATTCCCTTTGAGCTTTTGCGTGAGAAGTATTTACCCATAGTTTTTGAGCGAGGGCTTTTGATTGAGATAACTTTAAAGGCTGAGGTTTTGGATAGCTTTGAAAGGAAGGCCTTCAGGGAGGTTGCTTTCCTGTTGAAAAAAGGAGGTCTCAGGCCTACAGTTCATCTTCCATTTATGGATTTATCTTTGGCTGGACTTGATCCCTGGATCAGAAAGGTAAGTCTTAAAAGGCTTTTTCAGGGTATGGAGATAGCCTCTTTGTTTGAGCCTGCGCTTTGTGTGTTCCATAGCGGATATCATCCCGATTATCACAGGGAGCCAAGGGAAGAGTGGAGAAAAATTTTTATTGAAGAATCTTTGCCTGAGATTTTTAAACTTTCTTCAGAACTTAATTTAGTTTTAGCCCTTGAGAATGTCTTTGAGCCAGAACCAGAATTTGTTAAGCCCATTTATACTGCTTTTGAAGGAAGGCTCCGTTGGTGCTTTGATCCAGCCCATGCTAAGGTTTTTTCAGAAAGCGAAGAAATGCACTGGCTTAGAACCCTTTATCCCTATCTTTCAGAGATTCACTGTCATGATAATCTTGGAAGATGGGATGACCATCTGGCAGTAGGGGCAGGCATTATTGATTTTGCAGGCCTATTTGATTTTTTGAAGACCAAGGCCCTAAGGCCAATTCTGACCATTGAGGCAAAAAAAGAAGAAGATGCTCTGGCCTCAATAAAGTATCTTGAAACCCTTAGGAACTCTTAG
- a CDS encoding M48 family metallopeptidase, whose amino-acid sequence MIYEDLLSFWIAFFLWELIPSSFSWEFSPYLKILLFISKELFFCLSLIFIARRAGSGNERSYFYVEKIFLLFSFIFYSFDLAFFGLKKFLSPYYFSVFPALFWFFHYYILIKIAFYRFRIGYFRILLGLILPFLILIFMEEVLDFFKISFPGQFFLLLLGVISLSPYLVIKIWPVKRLPDGPLREVIDKFLRQERLNLRDYYILPPLGPRFYTAGVLGFIPPFRYLFFSSGILEIMDLKEILGILAHEAGHLRKRHGLYLLLVLLTFPIFILNAFYLFLFTFLILFDDLNGLDKFLQGPYAIFFDIALIIFFLSLAISFFRIIFAYFLRSLEREADLYALSRLKDPEPMTSAFYKLGEITGQLFRKSWHHYGLMERILYLNYAFQRPDLIKAHSVKLRRRLLLWILMNVIIVAFFTYLGADIFERILKIFFP is encoded by the coding sequence GTGATTTATGAAGATCTTCTCTCTTTTTGGATAGCCTTCTTCCTGTGGGAACTCATTCCCTCTTCTTTTTCATGGGAGTTCTCTCCTTATTTAAAAATTTTGCTCTTTATAAGTAAAGAGCTTTTCTTTTGCCTAAGTTTAATTTTTATTGCCCGAAGGGCAGGTTCAGGTAACGAGAGGAGTTATTTTTATGTAGAAAAAATTTTTCTCCTTTTTTCATTTATTTTCTATAGTTTTGATCTTGCCTTTTTTGGACTTAAAAAATTCCTGAGTCCCTATTATTTTTCTGTATTTCCAGCTCTTTTCTGGTTTTTTCATTATTATATCCTGATAAAAATTGCATTTTATCGGTTTCGTATAGGGTATTTTAGGATTCTTCTTGGACTAATTTTACCCTTTTTGATTTTAATTTTCATGGAGGAGGTCCTTGATTTTTTTAAGATTTCCTTCCCTGGGCAATTTTTTCTGCTCTTACTGGGTGTAATCTCTCTTTCTCCCTATCTTGTTATCAAAATTTGGCCAGTTAAAAGGCTTCCTGATGGGCCTTTGAGAGAAGTTATAGATAAATTTTTAAGGCAAGAGAGATTAAATCTCAGAGATTATTATATATTACCCCCTTTGGGACCCAGATTTTATACCGCAGGTGTCCTTGGATTTATACCACCTTTCAGGTATCTCTTTTTTTCATCAGGAATCCTTGAGATTATGGATTTAAAGGAGATTTTAGGAATTTTAGCCCATGAAGCTGGGCACTTAAGAAAAAGACATGGCCTGTATCTTCTTTTAGTGCTTTTGACCTTTCCCATTTTTATTTTAAATGCCTTCTATCTTTTTTTATTTACTTTTCTTATTTTATTTGATGATTTAAACGGGCTGGATAAGTTTTTGCAGGGGCCCTATGCTATTTTTTTTGATATTGCGCTTATTATTTTTTTTCTGAGTTTGGCTATATCCTTTTTTAGGATAATATTTGCCTATTTTCTTCGTTCTCTGGAACGGGAGGCAGATTTATATGCCCTTTCAAGACTTAAAGATCCCGAACCTATGACCTCTGCTTTTTATAAACTTGGAGAAATTACAGGGCAACTTTTCAGAAAATCATGGCATCATTATGGTCTCATGGAGCGAATCCTCTATTTAAATTATGCCTTTCAGAGGCCTGATCTTATTAAGGCCCATTCGGTAAAATTAAGGAGAAGACTTCTTCTCTGGATTCTTATGAATGTAATTATCGTTGCCTTTTTTACCTATCTTGGAGCAGATATCTTTGAAAGAATCTTGAAAATTTTTTTCCCTTGA